In one Vibrio rarus genomic region, the following are encoded:
- the hpf gene encoding ribosome hibernation-promoting factor, HPF/YfiA family: protein MKVNIQTHHVSITEDSRVEIESKFAKLTNHFPQLISCDIIITKQHGQHEVEIFTNYEGVRVTAKSVSEIMYPSITAAIKKLEAGLKNRKGQLKSDLHEKPTSTKPEIASDIIQEMKLV from the coding sequence ATGAAAGTAAATATTCAAACACATCATGTATCCATTACCGAAGATTCACGAGTAGAGATTGAAAGCAAATTTGCAAAGCTAACCAATCACTTCCCGCAATTGATCAGTTGCGACATCATTATTACTAAACAACATGGTCAGCATGAAGTTGAGATTTTCACTAACTATGAAGGTGTAAGAGTCACCGCGAAATCCGTCAGTGAAATCATGTATCCAAGCATTACTGCCGCTATCAAAAAACTCGAAGCGGGGCTTAAAAACCGTAAAGGGCAGTTGAAATCAGACTTACATGAAAAGCCAACCAGCACGAAACCAGAAATCGCATCAGATATCATTCAGGAAATGAAATTGGTTTAA
- a CDS encoding DUF4962 domain-containing protein translates to MSNEKALDAIRRIKLENDTSAGNLVDLLPIEVQKRDFDLSFLDTLSEARPRLLVQGADLADFKAKVKADPSYCMYDDFIKNSTEKFYETAPFEEPQAYPPETVDKASLWRPYWRQMYVDCQMAMNATRNLSIAGIVNEDDALIAKAKAWTLKLATYDPEGVTSRGYNDEAAFRVIAAMAWGYDWLNAHFTDEEREIVKNALITRLDEIMHHLKVTVDLLNNPLNSHGVRSISSAIIPTCIALYHDHPKAGEYIAYALEYYAVHYPPWGGEDGGWAEGPDYWNTQTAFLGEAFDLLKAYCGVDMFNKTFYENTGDFPLYCMPVHSKRASFCDQSSIGDFPGLKLAYNIKHYAGVNQKPEYVWYYNQLKARDTEAHTKFYNFGWWDFGYDDLRFNILWDAPEEQAPSNDPLLKVFPITGWAAFHNKMTEREEHIHMVFKCSPFGSISHSHGDQNAFTLHAFGETLASVTGYYGGFGVDMHTKWRRHTFSKNLPLFGGKGQYGENKNTKFEGHQDRFCIEAGGNITDYDTESDIKMVEGDATASYKFFVPEIESYKRKVWFVQGKVFVMQDKATLSEEKDMTWLMHTTFTNEVADKSFTIRGENAHLDVNFINESADNITSVKNVEGFGEVDPYEFKDLEVHRHVEVEFKASKEHNILTLLVPNKNKGEQIEVSHKLVGNTLELTVDGETATIEL, encoded by the coding sequence ATGAGCAACGAAAAAGCGCTTGATGCTATCAGAAGAATAAAACTAGAGAATGATACGTCAGCAGGTAACCTAGTTGATCTTCTACCTATTGAAGTACAAAAAAGAGACTTTGACCTTTCATTTCTAGACACACTTTCAGAAGCACGTCCTCGTCTTCTTGTACAAGGTGCAGACCTTGCAGACTTTAAAGCAAAAGTTAAAGCTGATCCTTCTTACTGCATGTACGACGATTTCATCAAGAATTCTACAGAGAAATTCTATGAAACAGCACCATTTGAAGAGCCTCAAGCATACCCACCAGAAACAGTAGATAAAGCCTCTCTTTGGCGTCCTTACTGGCGTCAAATGTACGTTGATTGCCAAATGGCAATGAACGCAACTCGTAACCTATCTATTGCTGGTATTGTTAACGAAGACGACGCTCTTATTGCAAAAGCAAAAGCTTGGACTCTTAAACTCGCTACATACGATCCAGAAGGCGTGACATCTCGTGGTTACAACGATGAAGCCGCTTTCCGCGTAATTGCAGCTATGGCTTGGGGTTACGACTGGTTGAACGCACACTTCACTGATGAAGAGCGTGAAATTGTTAAAAATGCATTGATCACTCGCCTTGACGAAATCATGCACCACCTTAAAGTGACGGTTGATCTACTGAACAACCCACTTAACAGCCACGGTGTTCGTTCAATTTCTTCTGCTATTATCCCAACGTGTATCGCGCTTTACCACGATCACCCTAAAGCAGGCGAATACATCGCATACGCACTAGAATACTACGCAGTACACTACCCACCATGGGGCGGTGAAGACGGCGGTTGGGCTGAAGGTCCTGACTACTGGAACACACAAACTGCATTCCTAGGTGAAGCATTTGACCTATTGAAAGCTTACTGTGGTGTAGACATGTTTAACAAAACATTCTACGAAAACACCGGTGACTTCCCACTATACTGCATGCCAGTTCACTCTAAGCGCGCCAGCTTCTGTGACCAGTCTTCAATTGGTGATTTCCCAGGTCTTAAATTGGCTTACAACATCAAGCATTACGCGGGTGTTAACCAAAAACCTGAATACGTTTGGTACTACAACCAACTTAAAGCGCGTGACACTGAAGCGCACACTAAATTCTACAACTTCGGTTGGTGGGACTTTGGTTACGACGATCTTCGCTTTAACATCCTTTGGGATGCACCAGAAGAGCAAGCGCCATCAAATGATCCATTGTTGAAAGTATTCCCAATCACAGGTTGGGCTGCATTCCACAACAAGATGACTGAGCGCGAAGAACACATCCATATGGTATTTAAGTGTTCTCCATTTGGCTCTATTAGCCACTCTCATGGTGACCAAAACGCATTTACTCTACATGCATTTGGCGAAACACTTGCGTCTGTTACTGGCTACTACGGTGGTTTCGGTGTGGACATGCATACTAAATGGCGTCGTCATACGTTCTCTAAAAACCTTCCTCTATTCGGTGGTAAAGGTCAGTACGGCGAGAACAAAAACACCAAGTTTGAAGGTCACCAAGACCGTTTCTGTATCGAAGCAGGTGGTAACATCACCGATTACGATACTGAATCAGATATCAAAATGGTTGAAGGCGATGCAACAGCATCATACAAATTCTTTGTTCCAGAAATCGAATCTTACAAACGTAAAGTTTGGTTTGTACAAGGTAAAGTATTTGTAATGCAAGACAAGGCAACACTTTCTGAAGAGAAAGACATGACTTGGCTAATGCACACAACTTTCACTAACGAAGTCGCTGACAAGTCATTCACTATCCGTGGTGAAAACGCGCATCTTGATGTGAACTTCATCAACGAATCTGCAGACAACATCACTTCTGTGAAGAATGTTGAAGGCTTCGGTGAAGTTGACCCATACGAATTTAAAGATCTTGAAGTTCACCGTCACGTTGAAGTGGAATTCAAAGCGTCTAAAGAGCACAATATTCTGACTCTACTTGTTCCTAATAAGAACAAGGGTGAGCAAATTGAAGTGTCTCATAAATTAGTAGGTAATACTCTAGAGCTCACTGTAGACGGCGAAACAGCGACTATCGAACTTTAA
- a CDS encoding LysR family transcriptional regulator: MAKHFDNFYIFCQVVKLGSMKAASEELEIPLSTVSRRISSLEDDVNARLFIRSKTNLYPTSTGEQYYQRLAPHYLNLAEEIDNINNDKNDISGKVSIDCTDFVYHYFIKKQIEELLIKYPKLKLKFIPATDTSALDPDADIGVLVGDLPDSNLIAKKLMSIDVKVVASPNFVTSAPQTLSQLKELDYIGHLQHQLITGYNTKLQNLETVKLYPKVSLASAQSVVEMAENNLGFAFVTEFIAEEALQEGRLVEWMTDYEFPHRDISLVYRYRTRKTNAQQVVIDAIVAGFNEYKTRLT; this comes from the coding sequence ATGGCTAAGCACTTTGATAATTTTTATATCTTTTGTCAGGTAGTAAAACTGGGCAGCATGAAAGCGGCCAGTGAAGAACTGGAGATTCCCTTATCAACGGTGAGTAGGCGTATTTCCTCCTTAGAAGATGATGTTAACGCACGATTATTTATCCGCTCTAAAACAAACTTATACCCCACCAGTACCGGTGAGCAATATTATCAACGCTTAGCGCCACACTACCTCAACCTTGCTGAAGAAATTGATAATATTAACAATGATAAAAATGACATCTCAGGTAAAGTGTCTATCGACTGTACCGATTTTGTTTATCACTATTTTATAAAAAAGCAGATCGAAGAACTGCTTATCAAATACCCTAAACTTAAACTTAAGTTTATTCCCGCAACAGATACCTCAGCTTTAGACCCTGATGCAGATATTGGAGTGTTGGTAGGCGATCTACCCGATAGTAATCTCATTGCCAAAAAACTCATGTCCATTGACGTCAAAGTGGTGGCTTCTCCTAATTTCGTCACCTCTGCCCCACAAACCCTCTCCCAACTCAAAGAGTTGGATTATATCGGCCATTTACAACATCAGCTCATCACAGGGTATAACACTAAATTGCAAAACCTTGAGACAGTGAAACTATACCCAAAAGTGTCACTGGCCAGCGCGCAATCGGTAGTAGAAATGGCAGAAAACAACTTAGGCTTTGCTTTTGTCACTGAGTTCATTGCAGAAGAAGCGTTGCAAGAAGGCCGCCTTGTAGAGTGGATGACCGATTATGAGTTTCCCCATCGGGATATCTCGTTAGTTTATCGATACCGCACCCGAAAAACCAATGCACAACAAGTAGTTATCGATGCCATTGTGGCCGGATTTAACGAATATAAGACACGCCTAACGTAA
- a CDS encoding universal stress protein has protein sequence MKYQHILVALELSEDSKVLIHRASILADILGADVSFVHIDGSHGEIYPDLVDIQVDKQEPPIKRAALQQLKQITDSTDLPIKHFLIGTGDLSDKLANTIAEFDIDLLICGHHHDFWSRIISYSKHLIHASPIDILVVPLEGQ, from the coding sequence ATGAAATACCAACACATTCTAGTCGCTCTAGAGTTATCAGAAGACAGTAAGGTTCTTATCCATAGGGCTAGTATTCTGGCTGATATACTTGGAGCTGATGTTTCATTTGTTCACATCGATGGTTCACATGGTGAGATATATCCAGACTTAGTTGATATTCAAGTCGATAAGCAGGAACCTCCCATCAAACGAGCAGCGCTACAACAATTAAAACAAATCACCGACTCCACAGACCTCCCCATTAAGCACTTTTTAATTGGTACGGGAGATCTTAGTGACAAATTAGCTAACACCATTGCAGAATTTGATATCGATCTTTTGATTTGTGGTCATCATCATGATTTTTGGAGCCGTATTATTTCTTACTCTAAACATCTTATCCACGCCTCACCTATCGATATTTTGGTCGTTCCATTAGAAGGCCAGTAA
- a CDS encoding phosphoethanolamine transferase has product MKILTRLITPQYRLIWLCAVLFSALFNFAFFKHFIKAFPLSQGNTAFVISVAIFLVAAHALVFSLLGGRLFTKIVLILGFFIGASAAYFSWTYGVVIDTTMLQNMWQTDTAEAFGLLSIKLVLVMLIGAVLPAYLIGKTSLNYQSIWLEIRAKALSIVLALFIIVLALLPFSANYASFFREYKSVRFYSAPLFPIYSFSKFFKTAHKDLLKPAEQMINVVPDAKIEHKNSNKHSLIVLIVGETGRADHFSLNGYHRPTNPQLSQRKGVISFSHMTSCGTSTAVSVPCMFSSDPRRDFDSKSIYNKLNVLDTLKENNVAVLWRDNNSSSKGVAERVEYQSYKSSDLNTICNPECRDTGMLVGLDDYVKQHAKQDIVVVLHSMGSHGPEYYKRYPEKFAQFAPVCKSNQLDKCSSEQIINAYDNTILFTDHFIDQSIDWLDTYSGQYETALLYISDHGESLGEDDIYLHGMPYAFAPEVQKHVAAIAWLNDSSPFKYQDVVKNKDLPFSQDNFYCSVLSLLEVNTHHCSHNDSIFFTQENTQK; this is encoded by the coding sequence ATGAAGATACTCACACGTTTGATAACGCCACAATACCGCCTTATATGGCTTTGCGCGGTGCTTTTTTCAGCTTTGTTTAATTTCGCTTTCTTTAAACACTTTATTAAAGCCTTCCCTCTTTCTCAGGGAAATACCGCATTTGTTATCAGTGTCGCCATTTTTTTAGTCGCCGCACACGCATTGGTGTTTTCTCTATTGGGTGGACGTTTGTTCACTAAAATCGTTCTTATTTTGGGCTTTTTTATTGGCGCTAGTGCGGCGTACTTCTCATGGACCTATGGTGTGGTAATCGATACCACTATGCTACAGAACATGTGGCAAACTGATACCGCAGAGGCCTTTGGTTTGCTCTCCATTAAATTAGTGTTGGTCATGCTCATAGGCGCCGTATTACCCGCCTATCTTATTGGCAAAACATCCCTCAACTATCAATCTATTTGGCTAGAAATCCGTGCTAAAGCGCTGTCTATTGTTTTAGCACTCTTTATCATAGTGCTGGCATTGTTGCCCTTTTCTGCCAATTACGCCTCTTTCTTTCGTGAATACAAAAGCGTTCGGTTTTATTCAGCGCCGCTATTCCCTATTTATTCTTTCAGCAAGTTTTTTAAAACCGCCCATAAAGACTTATTAAAACCGGCTGAACAAATGATCAATGTCGTTCCTGACGCCAAAATTGAGCATAAAAACAGCAACAAACACAGCTTAATTGTATTAATTGTCGGTGAAACAGGTCGAGCAGATCACTTTTCATTAAATGGCTATCACAGACCCACCAATCCACAACTAAGCCAACGTAAAGGCGTTATCAGCTTTTCTCATATGACCAGTTGCGGCACGTCTACCGCGGTATCTGTACCTTGTATGTTTTCATCTGATCCCCGTCGTGATTTCGATAGCAAATCTATCTATAACAAACTCAATGTACTGGACACATTAAAAGAAAATAACGTAGCTGTGTTATGGCGCGACAATAACTCTTCATCAAAAGGGGTGGCTGAGCGTGTTGAATATCAATCGTATAAATCCTCAGATCTCAACACTATTTGTAACCCTGAGTGTCGCGATACGGGCATGCTAGTCGGCCTTGATGACTATGTAAAACAACATGCTAAGCAAGATATTGTGGTGGTATTGCACTCCATGGGCAGTCATGGGCCTGAATACTACAAACGTTACCCTGAAAAATTTGCTCAGTTCGCACCCGTTTGTAAGAGCAATCAGTTAGATAAGTGCTCCAGCGAGCAGATCATCAATGCTTATGACAATACGATTTTGTTTACTGATCACTTTATTGATCAAAGCATTGATTGGTTAGATACCTATTCTGGTCAATACGAGACCGCACTGCTGTACATTAGCGATCATGGGGAATCATTAGGTGAAGACGATATTTACTTGCATGGTATGCCTTATGCCTTTGCTCCTGAAGTGCAAAAACACGTGGCAGCTATCGCATGGCTCAATGACTCTTCCCCGTTTAAATACCAAGATGTCGTTAAAAATAAAGACCTACCTTTCAGTCAAGATAACTTTTATTGTTCTGTATTATCTTTATTAGAAGTGAACACCCATCATTGCTCACATAATGACTCTATTTTCTTTACTCAGGAAAACACCCAAAAATAG
- a CDS encoding TRAP transporter substrate-binding protein produces the protein MKKALATLAVASILATFGVSARTLTLGHAMSLDSAAHAGMTVFAEKVKEKSGGDLTVKIFPNGMLGSERDQAEQVVTGALDMAKINGSLAESFEPTYKAISIPYLFRDTDHMHKFLRSDSAQKLLMSSKGKGFIGLTFYDSGSRSFYSAKPIHTPADLAGLKIRVPESPTMMEMIRLLGARATPVPFTEVYTALQQGVIDAAENNISSLVEMRHSEVAKFYAMDQHMMTPDLIMISESTWASLNAKQQKIVKEAATESMEAEFKIWAETDAKNMKIGKDSGVTFIKVDTSKFREKVLPMIEAAKKDAALNPYIDSIEAM, from the coding sequence ATGAAAAAAGCTCTCGCAACTCTCGCTGTTGCATCAATTTTGGCAACGTTTGGCGTTAGCGCTAGAACGCTAACCCTTGGACATGCAATGAGCTTAGACAGTGCTGCTCACGCAGGTATGACTGTTTTTGCTGAAAAAGTGAAAGAAAAATCAGGCGGTGATCTTACTGTTAAGATTTTCCCTAATGGCATGCTAGGCTCAGAACGTGACCAAGCTGAGCAAGTGGTTACGGGTGCATTGGATATGGCCAAAATTAATGGTTCATTGGCTGAATCATTTGAGCCTACTTACAAAGCTATCTCTATTCCTTACCTATTCCGCGATACTGACCATATGCACAAATTCCTACGCAGTGATTCTGCGCAGAAATTGCTGATGTCTAGTAAAGGTAAAGGCTTCATTGGCCTCACTTTTTATGATTCAGGCTCTCGTAGCTTCTACAGTGCTAAACCTATTCACACTCCAGCGGATCTAGCAGGTTTAAAAATTCGCGTACCTGAATCCCCAACAATGATGGAAATGATTCGTCTCCTTGGCGCTCGCGCAACACCAGTACCATTTACTGAAGTGTACACAGCGCTACAACAAGGGGTTATTGACGCTGCAGAGAACAACATTTCAAGCCTTGTTGAAATGAGACACTCTGAAGTGGCTAAATTCTACGCTATGGACCAACACATGATGACACCGGATCTTATCATGATCTCTGAGTCTACTTGGGCTAGTTTAAATGCCAAACAGCAAAAAATCGTTAAAGAAGCTGCTACAGAATCTATGGAAGCTGAATTTAAGATTTGGGCTGAAACTGACGCGAAAAACATGAAAATCGGTAAAGATTCTGGAGTTACTTTCATCAAAGTAGATACCAGCAAATTCCGTGAAAAAGTGCTTCCTATGATTGAAGCTGCGAAAAAAGATGCGGCACTTAATCCTTATATTGACTCTATTGAAGCAATGTAA
- a CDS encoding TRAP transporter small permease produces the protein MNAFFRQFKTFLDKAILTFCGFAIVTLVITVTWQVFSRYVLNDPSSFTDELARYLMIWFGLAGASYLFGKNGHLAITLFIDAIKAKHRKYVYLLINLVSASFISMAMIKGGLLLMSRTMTQFSPALQIPMAYVYCILPLSGILMLIYLALNTIEAFSSNHQSISEGE, from the coding sequence ATGAACGCATTTTTTCGCCAATTTAAAACCTTTTTAGACAAGGCCATCCTTACCTTTTGTGGGTTTGCCATCGTCACCCTAGTGATTACGGTCACTTGGCAGGTATTTAGTCGCTATGTACTCAATGATCCAAGCTCATTTACCGATGAATTGGCTCGATACCTTATGATTTGGTTCGGCCTTGCCGGTGCCAGTTACCTATTTGGTAAAAACGGACACTTAGCTATCACTTTGTTTATTGACGCTATCAAAGCTAAGCATCGTAAATACGTTTATTTACTGATTAACTTAGTGTCAGCTTCATTTATTAGCATGGCAATGATCAAAGGGGGCTTATTATTAATGAGCCGCACTATGACGCAATTTTCACCAGCCCTACAAATTCCAATGGCATACGTGTACTGCATTTTGCCTTTATCTGGAATCTTGATGTTAATTTATCTCGCTCTCAATACTATTGAAGCATTTTCGTCTAACCATCAGTCTATAAGTGAGGGTGAATAA
- a CDS encoding TRAP transporter large permease, giving the protein MDISVGFWLLCLFLLLIAFSIPIAVAIAMSSLVIMLSILPSSVAFMTAGQKIVTGIDSFSLLAIPFFILAGNIMNRGGIATRLVQFAKLLVGRFPGALSHVNVLANMLFGSVSGSAVAAAAAVGKTLEPELEKEGYDKSYSTAVNVASCPAGLLIPPSNSLIVFSVVSGGTSIAALFIAGYVPGILMGLSCMVVAYIIAKRKGYKSAPVQHTLREKLLITWRAVPSMGLVLIVIGGIIGGIFTATEGACIAVLYSFILSLCYRTLGVKELRMICVETAEITGIMLFLIGASTIMSWAMAFTGLPSMISQWMLSISDNPIIIFILMNIILLIVGMFMDLTPAVLIFTPIFMPIATQLGMHPIHFAMMMIFNLCIGIATPPVGTALFVGCSVSGAKIESVIKSILPFCAVLIVTLLLITFIPEISLALPRAFGLIK; this is encoded by the coding sequence ATGGATATTTCTGTTGGATTTTGGCTACTGTGCCTATTTCTATTGCTCATTGCGTTTAGTATTCCTATCGCAGTTGCCATCGCCATGTCTTCATTGGTGATTATGTTATCTATCCTGCCTAGCAGCGTGGCATTCATGACCGCAGGTCAAAAAATCGTCACCGGGATAGACAGTTTTAGCTTACTCGCCATACCCTTCTTTATATTAGCGGGGAACATAATGAACCGTGGTGGTATTGCCACTCGCTTAGTTCAATTTGCTAAATTGTTGGTGGGACGCTTCCCTGGTGCCCTTTCTCATGTGAACGTACTGGCTAACATGCTATTTGGTTCTGTATCGGGTTCAGCAGTTGCGGCAGCTGCGGCAGTAGGTAAAACCCTAGAGCCTGAACTGGAAAAAGAAGGCTATGATAAGTCTTACTCTACCGCAGTGAACGTGGCTTCTTGCCCGGCGGGTCTGCTTATTCCACCAAGTAACTCTTTGATTGTTTTCTCTGTTGTGAGTGGCGGTACCTCCATTGCAGCTCTATTTATCGCCGGTTACGTACCTGGTATTTTAATGGGCCTTAGCTGTATGGTTGTGGCGTATATTATTGCCAAACGTAAAGGCTATAAAAGTGCTCCTGTTCAGCATACCCTTCGCGAAAAACTTCTTATTACATGGCGCGCAGTGCCAAGTATGGGCTTAGTTCTTATCGTTATTGGTGGCATCATTGGTGGTATTTTTACCGCAACGGAAGGGGCGTGTATCGCCGTTCTCTACTCATTTATCTTATCGCTCTGTTATCGCACCTTAGGTGTCAAAGAGTTGCGAATGATTTGTGTAGAAACCGCTGAAATTACCGGCATCATGCTATTTTTGATCGGGGCGTCTACCATCATGTCTTGGGCAATGGCATTTACTGGTCTACCAAGCATGATCAGTCAATGGATGCTATCTATCTCAGATAACCCAATTATTATCTTTATCTTAATGAACATTATCCTATTGATTGTAGGTATGTTTATGGACTTAACTCCAGCGGTATTGATTTTCACTCCAATCTTCATGCCAATTGCAACTCAGTTAGGAATGCACCCTATCCACTTTGCAATGATGATGATCTTCAACTTATGTATTGGTATCGCCACCCCACCTGTGGGTACTGCGTTATTTGTTGGTTGTAGTGTCAGTGGTGCGAAAATTGAAAGTGTTATTAAATCAATATTGCCGTTCTGTGCCGTTTTGATTGTCACACTGCTATTAATCACATTTATTCCTGAAATTAGCTTAGCGCTACCAAGAGCATTTGGCTTAATTAAGTAA
- a CDS encoding TRAP transporter substrate-binding protein — protein MKKALATLAVASVLAAFGVNAKTLTLGHAMNLDSAAHAGMVIFADKVKEKSGGDLNVKIFPNGMLGSERDQAEQVVTGALDMAKINGSLAESFEPTYKAISIPYLFRNVDHMHTFLRSDSAEKLLMSSKGKGFIGLTFYDSGSRSFYSAKPIHSPDDLAGLKIRVPESPTMMEMIRLLGARATPVPFTEVYTALQQGVIDAAENNISSLVEMKHSEVAKFYAMDQHMMTPDLIMISESTWGSLSPEQQKIVKEAATESMEEEFKIWAATDAKNMKIAKESGVTFIEVDTSKFREKVLPMIEGAKKDAALKPYIDAIEGM, from the coding sequence ATGAAGAAAGCTCTTGCAACACTTGCAGTCGCTTCTGTTCTCGCAGCGTTTGGCGTCAATGCAAAAACGCTGACTCTAGGGCACGCAATGAATTTGGATAGCGCAGCTCACGCTGGTATGGTTATTTTTGCTGACAAAGTTAAAGAGAAGTCTGGCGGCGATCTCAACGTTAAAATTTTTCCAAATGGCATGTTAGGCTCTGAACGCGACCAAGCTGAGCAAGTGGTTACGGGTGCATTGGATATGGCGAAAATTAATGGTTCATTAGCCGAATCATTTGAGCCAACCTATAAAGCCATTTCTATTCCTTACCTTTTCCGCAACGTGGATCACATGCACACCTTCTTACGTAGCGATTCAGCTGAAAAACTGCTGATGTCGAGTAAAGGCAAAGGCTTTATCGGTCTCACTTTTTACGATTCAGGCTCTCGTAGCTTCTACAGTGCTAAACCTATTCACTCACCGGATGACCTAGCGGGTCTCAAAATTCGTGTACCTGAATCACCAACAATGATGGAAATGATTCGTCTTCTTGGTGCTCGCGCCACACCGGTACCATTTACTGAAGTGTATACCGCACTGCAACAAGGGGTCATTGATGCGGCTGAGAACAACATTTCAAGCCTGGTGGAAATGAAGCACTCTGAAGTGGCTAAATTTTATGCCATGGACCAACACATGATGACACCGGATCTGATCATGATCTCCGAGTCTACATGGGGAAGTCTAAGCCCTGAGCAACAAAAAATTGTTAAAGAAGCTGCCACAGAATCTATGGAAGAAGAGTTCAAGATCTGGGCTGCAACTGACGCGAAAAACATGAAAATTGCTAAAGAGTCTGGGGTAACTTTCATTGAAGTGGATACCAGCAAATTCCGTGAAAAAGTACTACCTATGATTGAAGGTGCGAAAAAAGATGCGGCACTGAAACCTTATATCGATGCCATTGAAGGTATGTAA
- a CDS encoding TRAP transporter small permease — protein sequence MYSFLRQFKTLLDKAVLTFCGFAIVTLVITVTWQVFSRYVLNDPSSFTDELARYLMIWFGLAGASYLFGKNGHLAITLFSNAIKTPHRKYVHLLINLVSASFISMAMLKGGVLLMSRTMTQFSPALQIPMAYVYCILPISGTLMLIYLALNTVEVFTPNKSVSEGK from the coding sequence ATGTACTCATTTTTACGTCAGTTTAAAACCTTGTTAGACAAAGCGGTGCTTACCTTTTGCGGTTTTGCCATAGTCACTCTTGTAATAACGGTCACTTGGCAGGTTTTTAGTCGCTATGTACTCAACGATCCGAGCTCATTTACCGACGAATTAGCTCGATACCTTATGATTTGGTTTGGTCTTGCTGGTGCCAGTTATCTCTTTGGTAAAAATGGCCATCTGGCGATAACCCTCTTTAGTAATGCCATTAAAACACCACATCGTAAATACGTGCATTTACTTATTAACTTAGTTTCCGCTTCGTTTATCAGTATGGCGATGCTAAAAGGTGGAGTGCTATTGATGAGTCGCACCATGACCCAATTCTCTCCAGCTTTACAAATACCTATGGCATACGTTTACTGCATATTGCCCATATCAGGCACTCTGATGTTAATTTATCTTGCCCTCAATACTGTTGAGGTATTTACCCCTAACAAGTCTGTAAGCGAGGGCAAATAG